A window from Macaca nemestrina isolate mMacNem1 chromosome 8, mMacNem.hap1, whole genome shotgun sequence encodes these proteins:
- the LOC105488439 gene encoding zinc finger protein 696, with protein MEALAVVKAAFLAQAPSGSRSAEVQAARSTEPAPEPGAPEGEGHRAGPPRALGSLGLCENEEARERPRGSPRGPVISEKTGGQSGRESGVPPNLGPGAEGRGGWKGRPFPCSACGRSFKCSSDAAKHRSIHSGEKPYECSDCGKAFIHSSHVVRHQRAHSGERPYACAECGKAFSQSFNLLRHQRVHTGEKPYACADCGKAFGQRSDAAKHRRTHTGERLYACGECGKRFLHSSNVVRHRRTHHGENPYECRECGQAFSQSSNLLQHQRVHTGERPFACQDCGRAFSRSSFLREHRRIHTGEKPHECGHCGRAFRALSGFFRHQRLHTGEKPFRCTECGRAFRLSFHLIQHQRVHGAE; from the coding sequence GCAGGCAGCTCGGAGTACGGAGCCTGCACCAGAGCCAGGCGCTCCCGAGGGAGAGGGCCACAGAGCGGGGCCTCCCCGGGCGCTGGGGTCTCTTGGCCTTTGTGAAAACGAGGAAGCCAGAGAGAGGCCCAGAGGTTCCCCTCGAGGTCCGGTCATTTCTGAGAAAACTGGAGGACAGAGTGGCCGCGAGTCAGGTGTCCCTCCGAACTTAGGCCCGGGAGCAGAGGGCAGGGGCGGCTGGAAGGGGCGGCCTTTCCCGTGCAGCGCCTGTGGCCGCAGCTTCAAGTGCTCCTCGGACGCCGCGAAGCACCGGAGCATCCACTCCGGGGAGAAGCCGTACGAGTGCAGCGACTGCGGGAAGGCCTTCATCCACAGCTCGCACGTGGTCCGACACCAGCGGGCGCACAGCGGGGAGAGGCCCTATGCGTGCGCCGAGTGCGGCAAGGCCTTCAGCCAGAGCTTCAACCTCCTCCGGCACCAGCGCGTGCACACGGGCGAGAAGCCCTACGCGTGCGCCGACTGTGGCAAGGCTTTCGGCCAGAGGTCGGACGCCGCCAAGCACCGCCGCACCCACACCGGGGAGAGGCTGTACGCGTGCGGCGAGTGCGGGAAGCGCTTCCTGCACAGCTCCAACGTGGTCCGGCACCGGCGGACCCACCACGGGGAGAACCCGTACGAGTGCCGGGAGTGCGGCCAGGCCTTCAGCCAGAGCTCCAACCTCCTCCAGCACCAGCGCGTGCACACGGGGGAGCGGCCCTTCGCCTGCCAGGACTGCGGCCGCGCCTTCAGCCGCAGCTCCTTCCTCCGCGAGCACCGCCGCATCCACACCGGGGAGAAGCCCCACGAGTGCGGCCACTGCGGGCGCGCGTTCCGGGCGCTGTCGGGCTTCTTCCGGCACCAGCGGCTCCACACGGGCGAGAAGCCGTTCCGCTGCACCGAGTGCGGCCGCGCCTTTCGCCTGAGCTTCCACCTCATCCAGCACCAGCGGGTGCACGGCGCCGAGTGA